The following proteins are co-located in the Malassezia restricta chromosome II, complete sequence genome:
- a CDS encoding eukaryotic translation initiation factor 2-alpha kinase 4, with translation MMNSGAPPVPSADLEELRRTELEVIESIMADDFRVLQPTAWKGVTSSQVQTYEAILRPEIDSLKEHVSVVVRFALTRTYPNTHATCYVRAHDPQTHGVRASDLKVLEEKMNQTARSLRGTEMIWELINVAQEFISTHNTAPADGAPAHLSLEERMRQREHVKEENEKIRSHKLQRQMDDEERQRSTELAIQIEQETHKQKQAIKTEAKKLRESPRFVIPSASERLSGEPVRERDELAFRVSMVPLHEPVHVNDTEITCVKRGPFISPISLARTYYCVPVTPPDMPDDVWWTLEIVPISSSYYTTNAGQRKLSELERDLARLQKVHDPVLVPILGWNRWSHPDNDAHALALYLVHDACGASSVTSMLQQCGNIPWTSVQNILASILSALDKLHSQKMTHRGITLDTITLQNGQVRLSGAFYRQQLRDMHRSNALNTIGVSEKDMMDGWRSPESLQSPLAYTSSRDIWDLGRCTCQMLFGEHVVQQFISPEALFETRSFSSDDTSYLSLLKSMLHRVERHRGTARELLNSIKQWEELPSHPNDLVQTSYQDALTTSLILPRDHQLRNTVTSREQDTANARVGSFWQLRNLALPTFQPVSRYLSDFEEVEFLGKGAFGVVVKARNKLDERFYAVKKVHLSSSAAEEERTMREIMALSRLDHPHIVRYVTCWIERTETPAIPPSTIDSNERWRDSSALTTSQQLDTSALRQIHHLKMGKVDDFLSEDKDMDLMDDDFIQFGEGSWSEQDEDDSYPSEDSRLSVPASTTDQSMRVLYIQMEYVENQTLGDALEHGVSVDQAWHIFRQMLEALAHIASLGIIHRDLKPSNVLMDTHGDIKIGDFGLATTNLHAMEPGQRDSMTQGESKELTSGLGTFLYIAPEVLSKKGISARYNQKVDMFSLGIIFFEMLASQRCYKTTMERYKLLNDLRSPAIRFPASWDKTLFASQTQIIRQLLDHDPGQRPTPMAMLRSPLLPPKMEDEFVQELVRLAANPTSVHRHELIHALFSRPQNDKLRDYTFDTGAQGEEDDVLVGVVCRYLRDTFQCRGAVPVHPPLLFPPSDEYGEESNIVRLLDKTGNVVFLPFDLTVPFARICARSGHMRLKRFDIADVYRENLLAGGQPRAVLAASYDIISQEPDPSAEAEVLALMYELLQMPGLAGEAWNVELSHESILRVFLQRFPAQFHSALLEALPQYLARGSDARVRHLLGSAGMPVSLLDEVDAWNIYEDFDTAVHTLAELLTPEERTKLAEPLAHLVSVVRLAREFSVQSKIYLVPLFSHSHTHYRNGTMMAVSKMSSGGKHRDVLAVGGRYDELLRRFSYPRIGSSQEPRHGVGLQIAVGKMVKAVARYQQSHVPRFLGRPEQERTLGPWTPRRCECYIASSQPGLLESKIQICKTLWSNGISADLQYECAAGESPEVTVSTCRAEGILFLILLRAHTSAVKVKEVITRTEHEVAREGLTTFLQDRIARQRRVDQMTVGVRPRESDTQRLSTSLKGGSHSNIKYAPRINVQVFLPGRLDRSRRTERRLKSASRLALAEKAASDISRLLDAIHAGRVPVFAVELSSGLLERFAAVALESDEVFKTFIHDEIPSSDERDYVKALRSIILDTIDDDTPSNGPPSFGTSPTTSHSNIPYQPSRVLIYSIKDGKTVLCG, from the coding sequence ATGATGAATTCCGGTGCCCCTCCTGTTCCGAGCGCGGATCTCGAAGAGCTTCGGCGCACAGAGTTGGAGGTGATTGAAAGTATCATGGCTGACGACTTTCGCGTGTTACAGCCCACTGCGTGGAAAGGGGTCACGTCATCCCAAGTGCAGACGTATGAAGCTATTCTGCGCCCCGAAATAGACTCTTTGAAAGAGCATGTATCTGTGGTTGTGCGGTTTGCATTAACACGCACGTATCCCAATACACACGCTACATGCTACGTACGCGCACATGATCCACAAACGCATGGCGTAAGGGCCTCAGATTTGAAGGTTCTGGAAGAGAAGATGAATCAAACTGCCCGATCATTGCGGGGAACGGAGATGATATGGGAACTGATCAATGTGGCACAAGAGTTTATTAGCACGCACAATACGGCACCTGCAGACGGGGCACCTGCGCATCTTAGCCTGGAAGAGCGAATGCGCCAGAGGGAACACGTAAAAGAAGAGAATGAAAAGATACGTTCTCATAAATTGCAAAGACAAATGGATGATGAGGAAAGGCAGCGTTCGACAGAACTCGCTATTCAAATTGAGCAAGAAACACACAAGCAGAAGCAGGCAATCAAGACTGAAGCCAAAAAACTTCGAGAAAGTCCTCGATTTGTCATTCCTTCTGCATCAGAGCGCCTCTCGGGTGAACCTGTGCGCGAACGCGATGAACTAGCCTTTCGTGTATCCATGGTGCCTCTTCATGAGCCTGTCCACGTAAATGATACCGAGATTACCTGCGTGAAACGTGGTCCCTTTATATCTCCAATCTCATTAGCACGTACGTATTATTGCGTGCCTGTCACACCTCCAGACATGCCGGATGATGTGTGGTGGACTCTTGAGATTGTGCCTATTTCATCTTCATATTACACGACGAATGCTGGACAGCGCAAATTAAGTGAGCTTGAGAGGGATCTTGCAAGGCTACAAAAAGTGCATGATCCAGTGCTTGTTCCGATTTTAGGTTGGAATCGTTGGTCTCATCCTGACAacgatgcgcatgcactgGCGCTCTATCTCGTTCACGATGCGTGTGGTGCCTCGTCCGTCACTTCCATGCTGCAGCAATGTGGCAATATACCTTGGACATCTGTACAAAACATACTCGCATCCATTTTGTCTGCTTTGGACAAACTTCATTCTCAAAAAATGACTCATCGGGGCATAACTCTAGACACTATTACATTACAGAACGGTCAGGTTCGCCTCTCTGGTGCCTTTTACCGCCAACAACTTCGAGACATGCATCGCTCGAACGCGCTCAATACAATTGGTGTATCAGAAAAAGACATGATGGACGGGTGGCGCTCACCAGAAAGCTTGCAAAGCCCCTTGGCATATACGTCAAGTCGAGATATTTGGGATCTTGGCCGGTGCACTTGCCAAATGTTATTTGGAGAACATGTTGTTCAGCAGTTTATTTCCCCTGAGGCTTTATTTGAAACGCGCTCGTTTAGTTCGGACGATACATCCTATCTATCATTATTAAAAAGTATGTTACACCGGGTGGAACGGCATCGAGGGACTGCGAGAGAACTTCTTAATAGCATTAAGCAATGGGAAGAGTTGCCATCTCATCCCAACGATCTTGTCCAGACGTCATATCAAGATGCTCTTACGACGTCTCTCATTTTACCCCGTGACCACCAATTGCGTAATACTGTGACAAGTCGTGAACAAGATACGGCGAATGCGAGGGTTGGATCGTTCTGGCAGTTGCGTAATTTAGCATTGCCAACTTTTCAACCCGTGTCTCGCTATCTTAGCGATTTTGAGGAAGTTGAATTTCTTGGGAAAGGTGCATTTGGTGTGGTTGTCAAAGCTCGTAATAAACTCGATGAGCGATTCTATGCTGTTAAAAAAGTACACTTGAGCAGTTCAGCAGCTGAGGAAGAACGTACGATGCGTGAAATTATGGCACTTTCGCGTTTGGATCATCCCCACATTGTACGATATGTGACATGTTGGATTGAGCGAACCGAGACCCCAGCGATACCTCCCAGTACTATTGATTCGAATGAGCGATGGCGCGATAGCAGCGCACTCACTACGAGTCAGCAGCTTGATACCAGTGCTCTTCGACAGATACATCATCTTAAGATGGGTAAAGTGGATGACTTTTTGTCAGAAGACAAGGACATGGACTTGATGGATGATGACTTCATCCAGTTTGGTGAAGGCAGTTGGAGTGAGCAAGACGAAGATGATTCGTATCCCAGTGAAGATTCACGCTTGTCAGTGCCAGCATCCACAACAGATCAGTCTATGCGTGTCCTCTACATTCAAATGGAATACGTGGAAAACCAGACACTTGGTGACGCTCTTGAACACGGTGTAAGCGTGGATCAGGCATGGCATATTTTTCGACAGATGCTCGAAGCGCTTGCCCACATTGCATCGCTTGGTATCATTCATCGTGACTTGAAGCCCAGCAATGTATTGATGGACACGCATGGAGACATTAAAATTGGTGATTTTGGTTTAGCTACCACCAATCTCCACGCTATGGAGCCTGGTCAGCGAGATTCTATGACACAGGGTGAGTCAAAAGAGCTTACGTCGGGTCTTGGGACTTTTCTGTACATTGCACCGGAAGTGTTATCTAAGAAAGGAATAAGTGCCCGATACAACCAGAAAGTCGACATGTTTTCACTGGGCATCATCTTTTTTGAGATGCTCGCATCGCAACGATGCTATAAAACAACCATGGAGCGCTATAAGCTTCTTAATGACCTGCGAAGCCCTGCTATTAGGTTCCCAGCATCATGGGATAAGACCCTCTTTGCAAGTCAAACACAAATCATACGGCAGCTTCTCGACCACGACCCGGGTCAACGGCCTACGCCTATGGCAATGCTCCGTTCCCCCCTCTTGCCCCCCAAGATGGAGGATGAATTTGTTCAGGAACTCGTACGCCTAGCCGCCAATCCCACGAGCGTACATCGCCATGAGCTCATCCATGCCTTATTTTCTCGTCCACAAAATGATAAGCTTCGTGACTACACTTTTGACACTGGCGCACAGGGTGAGGAAGATGATGTGTTGGTGGGTGTGGTATGTCGTTACTTACGCGATACATTCCAATGCCGTGGTGCAGTGCCTGTTCACCCGCCGCTCTTGTTCCCGCCAAGTGATGAGTATGGTGAAGAAAGTAACATCGTGCGTCTGCTCGATAAGACAGGGAATGTGGTGTTCTTACCGTTTGACTTGACCGTTCCTTTTGCTCGAATCTGTGCTCGGAGTGGTCATATGCGACTTAAGCGTTTTGACATTGCCGATGTGTATCGGGAGAATTTGCTGGCAGGTGGTCAACCACGCGCCGTATTAGCTGCTAGTTATGATATCATTTCTCAGGAACCTGATCCTTCTGCTGAGGCTGAAGTTTTGGCGCTGATGTATGAGTTGTTACAAATGCCTGGATTAGCAGGTGAAGCATGGAATGTGGAATTGAGTCATGAATCCATTTTGCGCGTGTTCCTCCAGCGATTCCCAGCGCAGTTTCACTCAGCGCTATTGGAAGCACTTCCTCAGTACCTTGCGAGGGGTTCAGATGCACGTGTTAGGCACCTGCTCGGATCGGCTGGTATGCCCGTGAGCTTGCTAGACGAAGTGGATGCATGGAATATTTATGAGGACTTTGATACAGCCGTGCACACATTAGCGGAGCTCCTAACTCCAGAAGAGCGAACGAAATTGGCTGAGCCTTTGGCACATCTGGTGAGTGTGGTGAGACTTGCTCGAGAATTTAGTGTACAGTCCAAGATTTATTTGGTGCCGCTCTTTTCTCACAGCCATACACACTACCGTAATGGCACTATGATGGCCGTTTCTAAGATGTCAAGTGGTGGTAAACATCGAGATGTCCTAGCGGTCGGCGGTCGATATGATGAGCTCTTGCGTCGTTTCTCGTATCCACGAATTGGAAGCTCTCAAGAACCCCGGCATGGCGTTGGCTTACAGATCGCTGTGGGTAAAATGGTCAAGGCTGTCGCGCGGTACCAGCAGTCCCATGTGCCACGGTTTCTTGGTCGGCCAGAGCAAGAACGAACATTGGGACCATGGACACCACGTCGCTGCGAATGCTATATTGCTTCCAGTCAGCCTGGTCTTCTCGAGAGCAAGATCCAAATTTGCAAGACTTTGTGGTCCAATGGGATTAGTGCAGACCTACAGTATGAATGTGCCGCGGGTGAATCTCCCGAGGTGACTGTTTCAACATGCCGTGCAGAAGGAATTCTATTCCTCATTCTACTCCGCGCGCATACATCTGCCGTCAAAGTAAAAGAGGTTATAACGCGCACAGAACATGAAGTGGCCCGGGAAGGCCTGACTACATTTTTACAAGATCGTATTGCTCGACAGCGACGCGTGGATCAAATGACCGTGGGGGTGCGGCCTCGAGAATCTGACACACAAAGACTAAGTACATCTTTGAAAGGTGGCTCTCACAGCAATATAAAGTATGCTCCTCGCATAAACGTTCAAGTTTTTCTTCCTGGGCGACTGGACCGGTCACGCCGCACCGAGCGTCGCCTCAAGTCTGCGTCACGACTCGCCCTAGCCGAAAAGGCTGCTTCCGACATTTCGCGGCTGCTTGATGCGATTCATGCTGGACGTGTTCCAGTTTTCGCTGTGGAACTGTCGTCAGGTTTACTTGAGCGATTCGCGGCTGTCGCACTAGAATCTGATGAAGTATTCAAAACATTCATACATGATGAAATACCTTCATCAGACGAGCGCGATTATGTCAAGGCGCTTCGCTCCATCATTCTTGATACAATCGATGACGATACACCTTCCAATGGGCCTCCATCATTCGGCACATCACCCACTACCTCACATTCGAATATACCATATCAACCTTCCCGTGTACTTATTTATTCTATCAAAGATGGCAAAACGGTCCTTTGTGGTTAA
- a CDS encoding type IV protein arginine methyltransferase, which produces MSQPESLLPKERIERNLALHRAAGAGDMIACETLLSITQPAAEWNGSADAWYADEAMLGWDALHYAADGGHPDIIKLLLKNGALWNAVDELGFTAADIAWSRNYTKCYDILFQEGVRQSFLVPVIARHAKLDDESMEMHAEHQASREDENGSTLVTLKSGSQEEVTYSNAEFLKSKLTFMKDENGQWRCLDKDNNMVMAEWENEIMHASAKVLCEDQPRGFSILNVGFGLGIIDEMIQTYKPRRHVIIEPHPDAIAFMREQGWDQRAGVEIFEGTWEDFLQPENDEDGSIAMKLGVFDAIYFDTYSQDYQDLRRFFECLPNVLSGPDSRFSFFHGLAATNGFFYNIFTRVAELDLREIGLETKWHALPMSVKEDTWKGIKRKYWTLDEYYLPVSHMRLIE; this is translated from the exons ATGTCACAACCAGAGTCCTTGCTGCCAAaagagcgcatcgagcgtAATTTGGCATTGCACCGTGCTGCAGGGGCTGGTGATATGATAGCATGCGAAACACTCCTTTCGATTACCCAACCAGCTGCTGAATGGAATGGTTCTGCCGATGCATGGTacgcggacgaggccatgTTAGGCTGGGATGCATTGCATTATGCTGCGGACGGGGGACATCCAGACATTATAAAGCTTCTGTTGAAAAATGGTGCCTTGTGGAATGCCGTCGACGAACTGGGATTCACTGCAGCTGATATCGCTTGGTCGCGTAATTATACCAAATGCTACGATATCCTATTCCAAGAAGGCGTGCGCCAGTCCTTTCTAGTCCCAGTCATTGCACGACACGCAAAATTGGATGATGAAAGCATGGAAATGCATGCAGAACATCAGGCCTCTCGTGAAGATGAAAATGGATCTACGCTTGTGACACTCAAGTCCGGGTCACAAGAAGAAGTGACGTACTCAAACGCTGAATTTCTCAAAAGCAAGCTTACATTCATGAAGGATGAAAATGGTCAATGGCGATGCCTTGACAAAGATAACAACATGGTCATGGCTGAATGGGAGAATGAAATTATGCACGCATCAGCCAAGGTTCTTTGTGAAGATCAGCCTAGAGGTTTCTCGATCCTGAATGTCGGCTTCGGCTTAGGAATAATCGATGAGATGATCCAGACGTACAAGCCTCGCCGTCATGTCATTATCGAGCCCCATCCTGATGCCATTGCATTTATGCGGGAGCAAGGATGGGATCAACGTGCGGGCGTAGAAATCTTTGAGGGGACATGGGAAGACTTCCTGCAGCCAGAAAATGACGAAGATGGAAGTATTGCCATGAAATTGGGAGTATTTGATGCAATTTACTTCGATACATATTCACAAGATTACCAAG ATCTTCGACGCTTTTTTGAATGCTTGCCTAATGTTTTATCAGGCCCTGATTCACGATTTTCATTTT TCCATGGTCTAGCTGCTACAAACGGCTTCTTCTATAACATCTTCACGCGCGTGGCGGAACTCGACCTGCGTGAAATCGGACTCGAAACCAAGTGGCATGCACTACCCATGAGCGTCAAAGAAGATACGTGGAAAGGCATCAAACGAAAATACTGGACATTAGACGAGTACTATCTACCAGTATCGCACATGCGACTGATTGAGTAG
- a CDS encoding nucleoporin p58/p45 — translation MSLFGASTATNPTQNSAATALPRSMSFTATGNKGFSFGAQNATGTQAQPSGLFGSAPSNNTGGTGLFGSAASNTGSLFGQNTTQKNNTGGSLFGQNNTSANTGNSLFGQNGTTTSNAGGGLFGQNNTSSTATGGLFGQNNNSSTTTNGGIFGQNNTAPSATGGGLFGQNNASATNTGGGLFGQNSTLPNTNSGGLFNQNNSSASNTGGSLFGAANAQPSANTGNGLFGPNTSQTNTGSGLFGQSTNTASLFGAQQNVTGRNLFGSQPTSTTLGTSLTAPSQSTSPLMQFPYYQRERYNELPEPQRALLDSMEKYISSQMQIKHELRARSANESMRQLMGNVHELMSEQQALSAALEADSMKLQSVVSKVEQDRHDNAMMHQVALHARDKLSDGNGFVDWLRRFYERVAEDYMGRIQRYRSTMEQLERYLLSIDQTEQFAPQVISDIIHEQNTLFMSMAEQVATLHAEIDMLKKDYVKWYQARFHSVRDPFAPVAAAATDRP, via the exons ATGTCGTTGTTTGGTGCATCGACGGCGACCAATCCAACACAGAACAGTGCAGCTACTGCACTTCCTCGTTCCATGTCGTTCACAGCAACAGGTAATAAAGGATTTTCATTTGGAGCTCAAAATGCTACGGGCACGCAAGCTCAGCCGAGTGGATTATTTGGTTCGGCTCCTTCCAATAATACGGGAGGTACTGGTCTTTTTGGAAGCGCAGCATCCAATACAGGAAGTCTTTTTGGACAAAATACCACTCAGAAGAATAATACAGGTGGTTCATTATTTGGTCAAAACAATACGTCTGCCAATACTGGTAATAGCTTGTTCGGGCAGAACGGTACCACAACATCCAATGCGGGCGGTGGTTTGTTTGGCCAGAACAATACCTCCTCAACTGCAACAGGTGGCTTGTTTGGACAAAACAACAACTCTTCAACCACAACTAATGGTGGAATATTCGGTCAGAACAACACTGCCCCGAGCGCCACGGGTGGTGGATTGTTTGGTCAAAATAATGCGTCGGCAACTAACACGGGCGGTGGTCTTTTCGGTCAGAACAGCACATTGCCAAATACCAACAGTGGTGGTCTGTTCAACCAAAACAATTCTTCTGCATCCAACACTGGCGGGAGTCTGTTTGGCGCAGCAAATGCACAGCCTTCTGCAAATACAGGCAATGGTCTCTTCGGACCAAACACGTCACAAACTAATACGGGAAGTGGTCTCTTCGGTCAAAGCACCAATACCGCGTCTTTATTTGGCGCTCAACAAAATGTTACAGGTCGAAATTTGTTTGGATCGCAGCCCACTTCAACCACTCTTGGCACAAGTTTGACAGC ACCTTCGCAAAGTACGTCTCCTCTCATGCAGTTTCCGTATTACCAGAGAGAGCGGTATAATGAGTTACCTGAACCACAACGAGCGCTTTTGGATTCCATGGAGAAGTATATCTCATCACAAATGCAAATCAAGCACGAGCTACGTGCGCGTAGTGCAAATGAAAGCATGCGTCAGCTGATGGGCAACGTTCATGAACTTATGTCGGAGCAACAGGCGCTCTCAGCTGCTCTAGAAGCCGACTCAATGAAGCTTCAGTCAGTTGTGAGCAAGGTTGAACAAGATCGACATGATAATGCCATGATGCACCAAGTCGCATTGCATGCAAGGGACAAGCTCAGTGATGGTAACGGTTTTGTTGATTGGCTTCGACGATTTTATGAGCGCGTTGCTGAAGACTACATGGGTCGTATCCAGCGATATCGCTCGACCATGGAGCAACTCGAGCGATACCTTTTGTCCATTGACCAAACAGAACAATTTGCACCGCAAGTAATCTCTGATATTATTCATGAGCAAAACACTTTGTTCATGTCCATGGCCGAACAGGTTGCTACTTTGCACGCTGAGATTGATATGCTGAAAAAAGACTATGTAAAATGGTACCAGGCCAGGTTTCATTCGGTGAGAGACCCTTTCGCTCCTGTGGCTGCAGCTGCTACAGACCGCCCATGA